One window from the genome of Cryobacterium sp. GrIS_2_6 encodes:
- the istA gene encoding IS21 family transposase: MKFDGEIMEILAAYDLTESLRAAAELTGCSHHTVARHVAARDAGRPLAEPAYRGRVTDPFLPKIEEWVEASQGKIRADRAHAKLIGLGYAGSERSTRRAVAQVRAAFRLGRVRVHRPWITEPGMWLQYDFGDGPVIDGKKTVLFVAWLAWSRFRIVIALRDRTAPSVFAALDRSFRLLGGAPTYVLTDNEKTVTVSHVAGVPVRNPQTVDFARHYGVSVLTCQPADPASKGGVESSVKLAKADIVPKDTNLRPDYASFAEVEAACEAFMALVNTREHRATRRKPSVMLEEERPRLHRVPDTAHTVALGLTRAVPENTPMVTFENGQYSVPAHLLGARVFVRSHGVGSDEQVVIVHVGSDGPVEVARHQRARPGSPKIDDAHFPDHREKIPGDYTITPRSAAETEFLAIGAGAHAWLLEAAAAGTARMNVKMAEAVALAKISGTAPVDEALGQAATYGRFATGDLASLLSAGAARPPARTAGETSSLAQGTAGWAAIGQAADDELEQSA; this comes from the coding sequence ATGAAGTTTGACGGAGAAATCATGGAAATACTCGCTGCCTACGACCTGACTGAGTCGTTGCGTGCTGCTGCCGAGCTCACCGGGTGCTCGCATCACACTGTCGCCCGGCACGTCGCGGCGCGCGACGCGGGCCGGCCGCTCGCGGAGCCCGCTTACCGGGGCCGGGTCACGGATCCGTTCTTGCCGAAGATCGAGGAATGGGTGGAGGCGTCGCAGGGCAAGATCCGTGCGGACCGGGCCCACGCGAAACTGATCGGCTTGGGCTACGCGGGTTCGGAGCGGTCGACGCGGCGCGCGGTCGCGCAGGTCCGTGCTGCGTTCCGGCTCGGCCGGGTGCGGGTGCACCGGCCGTGGATCACGGAGCCGGGGATGTGGTTGCAGTATGACTTCGGCGACGGCCCCGTCATCGATGGGAAGAAAACGGTGTTGTTCGTCGCGTGGCTGGCGTGGTCGCGGTTCCGGATTGTGATCGCGTTACGGGACCGCACGGCGCCGAGCGTGTTCGCCGCGCTGGATCGCTCGTTCCGGCTCCTTGGCGGCGCGCCGACCTACGTCCTGACCGATAACGAGAAAACGGTCACCGTGTCTCATGTTGCCGGGGTTCCGGTGCGGAATCCGCAGACGGTGGACTTCGCCCGCCACTACGGGGTGAGCGTGCTCACGTGCCAGCCCGCGGATCCCGCGTCCAAGGGCGGGGTGGAGTCCTCGGTGAAGCTCGCCAAGGCTGACATCGTGCCCAAAGACACCAACCTCCGGCCCGACTACGCGTCGTTCGCCGAGGTCGAAGCGGCCTGCGAAGCATTCATGGCCCTGGTCAACACCCGAGAGCACCGCGCCACCAGGCGGAAGCCGTCGGTGATGCTCGAGGAGGAACGGCCCCGGTTGCACCGGGTCCCTGACACTGCGCACACCGTCGCGCTGGGCCTGACCCGCGCCGTCCCGGAGAACACGCCGATGGTCACGTTCGAGAACGGCCAGTACTCGGTGCCGGCGCACTTGCTCGGCGCCCGTGTCTTCGTCCGCAGCCACGGCGTCGGCTCTGACGAGCAGGTCGTCATTGTCCATGTCGGCAGTGACGGGCCCGTCGAGGTCGCCCGGCACCAAAGGGCCCGGCCCGGCAGCCCGAAGATTGATGACGCGCACTTCCCCGATCACCGGGAGAAGATCCCGGGCGATTACACGATCACCCCGCGCAGCGCGGCCGAGACGGAGTTCCTGGCCATCGGGGCCGGCGCGCACGCGTGGTTGCTCGAGGCGGCCGCGGCCGGGACCGCGCGGATGAACGTGAAGATGGCTGAGGCCGTCGCGCTGGCCAAGATCAGCGGCACCGCCCCGGTCGACGAGGCCCTCGGCCAGGCGGCCACTTATGGTCGTTTCGCGACCGGTGACCTCGCCTCCCTCCTCAGCGCGGGCGCCGCGCGCCCGCCGGCACGGACGGCGGGCGAGACCAGCTCGCTCGCGCAGGGCACCGCCGGGTGGGCTGCGATCGGGCAAGCCGCCGATGACGAGTTGGAGCAGAGCGCGTGA
- a CDS encoding tyrosine-type recombinase/integrase, protein MAPYIADIDAKLTAAGYTPGTRLGLLKIVGDVGCWLETERLTVADFDESAVASFRAARAGEGFTQKLFGRCFTLMFEVLREDGVLAPPPTAVVSPLEALLAAYRQWLVHDKDLAAMTVLRYENLARRFLQIGQPAGELLDTTMLSGVEISAFILAESGRVSLGSARGRVAEMRALLRYLYLTDRTRWNLAGCVPSVAGWRDAHLPVSLSAGQVEAMVDSCDRSTRTGRRDRDRAIMLLLARLGLRCIEVARLRLDDVDWRAGELTVRGKARRRDLMPLPVDAGEALVDYLHEVRPSSPHREVFITERAPRKPITADLVGDVVRRAARRANCPDAKAHGLRHALATEMLAKDTPLLDIGQVLRHRDLATTAIYAKVDIDSLRGIAQDWPGQRS, encoded by the coding sequence ATGGCGCCCTACATTGCCGATATCGATGCGAAGCTGACCGCGGCCGGCTACACGCCGGGCACGAGGCTGGGCCTGTTGAAGATCGTCGGCGACGTCGGCTGCTGGCTGGAGACGGAACGGCTGACGGTCGCGGATTTTGACGAGTCGGCCGTCGCGTCTTTCCGCGCCGCGCGGGCCGGTGAGGGATTCACTCAGAAACTCTTTGGCCGCTGCTTCACTTTGATGTTCGAGGTGCTGCGGGAGGACGGGGTACTTGCGCCGCCTCCCACTGCAGTGGTCTCTCCGCTGGAGGCTCTGCTGGCGGCCTATCGTCAGTGGTTGGTCCACGACAAAGACCTGGCGGCGATGACGGTGCTCCGCTATGAGAACCTGGCGCGGCGATTCCTGCAGATCGGTCAGCCCGCAGGAGAGCTGCTTGACACCACGATGCTGTCCGGTGTCGAGATCTCGGCATTCATCCTGGCCGAGAGTGGACGGGTGAGTCTCGGGTCCGCGCGCGGCCGGGTCGCGGAGATGCGCGCGTTGCTGCGTTACCTCTACCTCACGGACCGGACCCGCTGGAATCTGGCGGGATGTGTTCCCTCGGTTGCCGGTTGGCGCGACGCGCACCTGCCAGTGTCGCTGAGCGCCGGGCAGGTCGAGGCGATGGTGGACAGCTGCGATCGCAGTACCAGGACCGGCCGCCGGGACCGGGACCGGGCGATCATGCTGCTGTTGGCCCGGCTGGGACTTCGGTGCATCGAGGTCGCCCGGCTGCGCCTGGACGACGTCGATTGGCGCGCCGGGGAGCTCACGGTCCGCGGCAAGGCCCGCCGCCGCGACCTGATGCCCCTACCCGTCGATGCGGGAGAAGCGTTGGTGGATTACCTCCACGAGGTCCGGCCGTCGTCGCCGCACCGGGAGGTGTTCATCACCGAACGCGCCCCACGCAAACCGATCACGGCGGACCTTGTCGGTGACGTGGTGCGCCGGGCAGCTCGCCGGGCCAATTGCCCGGACGCGAAGGCACACGGGCTGCGTCACGCGCTGGCGACAGAGATGTTGGCGAAAGACACTCCCCTGCTGGACATCGGGCAGGTGCTGCGCCACCGGGATCTGGCCACCACTGCCATCTACGCGAAGGTCGACATCGACTCCCTACGCGGGATCGCCCAAGACTGGCCGGGGCAGAGGTCATGA
- a CDS encoding tyrosine-type recombinase/integrase: protein MTTLTKSLDDYLRLRRNLGYQLADAARLLPRFVAWMDANEQPTVTIANTIAWVETVSAEPGSTVWPRRMTAVRGFARYLSGIDSATEVPPIGLFPSRRRWRTPFIYSADDITALMGHAQHDLDSRLPAATYSTLIGLLAVTGLRIGEAIRLDRADVDLAAGVLLVRQSKFMKTRKVPVLSSTVAALRTYAAQRDTHLPAPSTASFFMTVTGKRLLYPVVQTVFHSLCSEAGIGVGAARGPRLHDLRHTFAVTTLVNWYRSGADVHVRLPYLSTYLGHRDPRFTYWYLSAAPELLALAAERLEPRDGQVQS from the coding sequence ATGACGACACTCACAAAATCCTTGGACGACTACCTGCGGCTGCGACGGAATTTGGGCTATCAGTTGGCTGACGCGGCGAGGCTTCTTCCCCGGTTCGTGGCGTGGATGGACGCCAACGAGCAACCGACGGTCACTATCGCCAACACCATCGCCTGGGTCGAGACCGTGTCGGCTGAACCGGGCAGCACTGTCTGGCCGCGCCGGATGACGGCCGTTCGCGGCTTCGCCCGCTACCTCTCCGGCATCGATTCCGCGACAGAAGTCCCACCAATCGGGTTGTTCCCCTCCCGCCGGCGCTGGAGGACACCATTCATCTATTCCGCCGACGACATCACCGCCCTGATGGGCCATGCGCAGCACGACTTGGATTCGCGACTGCCTGCGGCGACGTATTCCACCCTGATCGGGCTGCTGGCGGTGACGGGGCTACGCATCGGGGAAGCGATCCGGCTGGATCGGGCCGACGTTGATCTCGCTGCCGGCGTTCTCCTTGTTCGGCAGTCGAAGTTCATGAAGACCCGCAAGGTTCCCGTGCTCTCCAGCACCGTTGCTGCACTGCGCACATACGCCGCTCAGCGCGACACGCACCTCCCGGCGCCGTCCACCGCGAGTTTCTTCATGACGGTGACGGGAAAGCGGCTGCTCTATCCCGTTGTCCAAACTGTCTTCCACAGCCTGTGTTCCGAGGCGGGGATCGGGGTCGGAGCGGCCCGCGGTCCCCGCCTGCACGACCTGCGTCACACTTTCGCGGTCACGACGTTGGTCAACTGGTATCGCAGCGGCGCCGACGTTCACGTGCGACTGCCTTACCTCTCTACCTATCTCGGGCACCGCGATCCACGGTTCACCTACTGGTATCTCTCCGCTGCGCCGGAACTCCTCGCCCTGGCCGCTGAACGCCTCGAGCCTAGGGATGGGCAGGTGCAGTCATGA
- a CDS encoding tyrosine-type recombinase/integrase yields MTGITATVQMFFSDRLAKQRQASGHTVAAYRDTLRLLFAFVQSTTGKLPSHLDWSDLDQGVISAFLDHLETTRHNSARTRNARLGALRSLFRYAALQHPEHADVIARVLAIPPKRFDKATVSYLTAEEVDALLAAPDLNTWEGRRDHAWLMLCIQTGLRVSELTGLNCADISCGTGSNVRCHGKGRKDSAIPLTAATEAAVRYWLRERAGLPTDPLFCTRTGRRLTRDAIEHRLIAHHAAAALTCGTLQSKKLSPHTLRHTTAMTLLHAGVDTTVIALWLGHADTRSTDPYIHADMTIKERALAKTTPVSSPPGRYRPADSLLAFLEGL; encoded by the coding sequence ATGACGGGGATCACGGCGACGGTCCAGATGTTCTTCAGCGACCGTCTGGCCAAACAGCGCCAGGCCAGCGGCCACACCGTCGCCGCCTACCGCGACACGCTGCGGCTATTGTTCGCCTTCGTCCAGTCCACGACGGGGAAGCTGCCCTCGCACCTGGACTGGTCGGATCTCGACCAGGGCGTGATCAGCGCGTTCCTGGACCATCTGGAGACCACGCGGCACAACAGCGCCCGCACACGCAATGCCCGCCTGGGCGCGCTGCGGTCGCTGTTCCGCTACGCCGCGCTGCAGCACCCCGAACACGCGGACGTCATCGCCCGGGTGCTGGCGATTCCGCCGAAGAGGTTCGACAAAGCTACGGTGTCCTACCTCACCGCCGAGGAGGTCGACGCTCTGTTGGCTGCCCCGGACCTCAACACCTGGGAGGGACGCCGCGACCACGCCTGGCTGATGCTCTGCATCCAGACCGGGTTACGGGTGTCGGAGCTGACCGGGTTGAACTGCGCCGACATCAGCTGCGGCACCGGCTCGAACGTCCGCTGCCACGGGAAGGGACGCAAAGACAGCGCCATCCCGCTCACCGCAGCAACCGAAGCGGCGGTCCGCTACTGGCTGCGCGAGAGGGCCGGCTTGCCGACCGATCCGCTGTTCTGCACCCGCACTGGTCGACGCCTCACCCGCGATGCCATCGAACACAGATTGATCGCCCACCACGCCGCGGCCGCCCTGACCTGCGGCACATTGCAGTCCAAGAAGCTCTCACCCCACACGTTGCGGCACACCACCGCGATGACGTTGCTGCACGCGGGAGTGGACACCACCGTCATTGCGCTCTGGCTGGGCCACGCCGACACCCGGTCCACGGATCCCTACATCCACGCCGACATGACGATCAAGGAACGCGCGCTGGCCAAAACAACCCCGGTGTCATCGCCGCCAGGTCGGTATCGCCCTGCCGATAGCCTCCTCGCGTTCCTGGAAGGGCTGTGA
- a CDS encoding sigma-70 family RNA polymerase sigma factor, protein METVGESDRVLLHQSVKGDRRAFGLLFDRHARAVTRYAWALVSDRMDVQEIVQDTFVTAWAKAASVTIAESSALPWLLVTCRNHALNLRRKKATHHTEALPEGLADVAANEDHALAARRLKWVLAEIEALDDLDRRICELCLIEGRSYAEAAALVGASVGAVSKRLERARTRLRTAVSSHDQ, encoded by the coding sequence ATGGAGACTGTGGGGGAGTCCGACCGGGTGCTGTTGCACCAATCGGTAAAGGGGGATCGCCGCGCGTTCGGGCTGCTGTTCGACCGGCATGCGCGGGCGGTCACCCGGTACGCGTGGGCACTCGTCTCCGATCGGATGGACGTTCAGGAGATCGTGCAGGACACCTTCGTGACGGCGTGGGCCAAGGCCGCGTCGGTGACGATCGCCGAGTCCTCTGCGCTGCCGTGGTTGCTCGTCACCTGCCGAAATCACGCACTGAACCTGCGCCGCAAGAAAGCGACCCACCACACTGAGGCGCTCCCCGAGGGCCTGGCGGATGTCGCGGCGAACGAAGACCATGCTCTCGCGGCCCGGCGCTTGAAGTGGGTACTCGCGGAGATCGAGGCGCTCGATGACCTCGACCGGCGTATCTGTGAGCTCTGCCTGATCGAGGGCCGCTCCTATGCGGAGGCGGCCGCGCTCGTAGGCGCAAGCGTAGGAGCGGTCAGCAAACGACTCGAGCGAGCACGAACCCGACTCAGAACGGCGGTGAGCAGTCATGACCAGTGA
- a CDS encoding ATP-binding protein, translating into MFTSIDYDKFRALRVTHVATRFEELIRDETNDTLTPEQLFLTAIDYALEQRRHSRIEKLIRQAKFPIPNASVAELDYREGRGITPVRMRRYAAHSWRADPTNLLIISPSGGGKSYLACAIGIAACLNEHTVTYARMDDLARRLIISRGDGIAHQRLLNELSDVDLLIIDDFLTVGIDSDAASDLFAVLANREHRLPTVIASQSGPAYWVEALPDRVAADSIVNRLANHSRTINLGRVDMRKLRDDTARANKEHWE; encoded by the coding sequence ATGTTCACCAGCATCGACTACGACAAATTCCGGGCCCTGAGGGTCACCCACGTCGCGACCCGGTTCGAGGAACTCATCCGGGACGAGACCAACGACACCCTCACCCCGGAACAGCTGTTTCTGACCGCGATCGACTACGCGCTCGAGCAGCGACGACACAGCCGGATCGAGAAACTCATCCGGCAGGCGAAGTTCCCGATCCCGAACGCGTCGGTCGCTGAGCTCGACTACCGCGAAGGCCGTGGCATCACCCCGGTCCGGATGCGCCGATACGCGGCTCATTCCTGGCGGGCCGATCCGACGAACCTGCTCATCATCTCGCCCAGCGGCGGCGGCAAGAGCTATCTCGCCTGCGCGATCGGGATCGCCGCCTGCCTGAACGAGCACACCGTCACCTACGCACGGATGGACGACCTCGCCCGGCGCCTGATCATCAGCCGAGGCGATGGCATCGCCCACCAGCGACTGCTCAACGAGCTCTCCGACGTCGACCTGCTCATCATCGACGACTTCCTCACCGTCGGCATCGACAGCGACGCCGCCAGCGACCTGTTCGCGGTGCTGGCGAACAGGGAGCACCGCCTACCGACCGTGATCGCCTCCCAGTCCGGGCCGGCCTACTGGGTCGAGGCCCTCCCGGATCGAGTGGCGGCGGACTCGATCGTGAACCGGCTCGCGAACCATTCCCGCACCATCAACCTGGGCCGCGTCGACATGCGCAAGCTACGCGACGACACCGCCCGCGCCAACAAGGAACACTGGGAATAG
- the istA gene encoding IS21 family transposase, with protein sequence MANYRKIMELVLQGRSYNEIVEIVGCSRRDISAVKKTITARSITAGSAESMTDTDIQALFPDGRKRVSDEYEAPDFPAVLRSMKANRHFTLQQSWRKYVGVSGQSKKYGYAQYCHLFGEHLRTNDLVATLQHEPGRAMLIDWAGDTIDLADAVTGETTRAYLFLAVLPFSGALFCHATTNMKSEAWLDAHVRAFSFFGGVPQILVPDNPTTATHRRTQGDTERIVNARYQQLADHYGTAVVPARVRRPRDKAAVESAVNVVNKRVIGYLAEDVFTTLGELNAEIAVRVKEINHDIRRANDTTRWEVFQAEEAAQLGPLPGDRFEEVEWKELKAGRNYHLSCDGQHYSVPFKMAGRLLRVRLTSSRVTVFDGQDIVSEHARKLGRKGQYSTLPEHVPTQHRDIEGLWSRRWFVDRARSFGPATVTVIEQVLDRQKIEAQGYLDCQNILEGLGKRNRGRLEATCQELINQRGHATYSTLKRMMAAIDSDRKRPGPLIPAASTRKPASTVAFRDTLLDVYVRDASHYARGTEEL encoded by the coding sequence ATGGCCAACTACCGGAAGATCATGGAGCTCGTGCTCCAGGGGCGCAGCTACAACGAGATCGTCGAGATCGTCGGGTGCTCCCGGCGCGACATCTCGGCGGTGAAGAAGACCATCACCGCTCGCAGCATCACGGCGGGGTCGGCGGAATCGATGACCGACACCGACATTCAGGCGCTCTTCCCCGACGGGCGTAAACGGGTCTCTGACGAGTACGAGGCCCCGGACTTTCCCGCCGTGCTGCGGTCGATGAAAGCCAACCGGCACTTCACCCTGCAGCAGAGCTGGCGCAAGTATGTCGGTGTCAGCGGGCAGAGCAAGAAGTATGGGTATGCGCAGTACTGCCACCTGTTCGGTGAGCACCTGCGGACCAATGACCTGGTCGCGACGCTGCAGCACGAGCCCGGCCGGGCGATGCTCATCGACTGGGCCGGCGACACCATCGACCTGGCGGACGCGGTCACCGGTGAGACCACCCGCGCCTATCTGTTCCTGGCGGTGCTGCCGTTTTCCGGGGCGCTGTTCTGCCACGCGACGACGAACATGAAGTCCGAGGCCTGGCTTGACGCCCACGTGAGGGCGTTCTCTTTCTTCGGCGGCGTCCCGCAGATCCTCGTCCCGGACAATCCCACCACCGCGACCCACCGGCGCACCCAGGGAGACACGGAACGGATCGTCAACGCCCGCTACCAGCAGCTCGCCGACCACTACGGCACCGCGGTCGTTCCCGCCCGAGTTCGCCGCCCGCGTGACAAGGCGGCCGTGGAATCGGCGGTGAACGTCGTGAACAAACGCGTCATCGGCTACCTCGCCGAGGATGTCTTCACCACCCTCGGCGAGTTGAACGCCGAGATCGCAGTGCGGGTGAAGGAGATCAACCATGACATCCGCCGGGCGAACGACACCACCCGGTGGGAGGTATTTCAGGCCGAGGAAGCCGCCCAGCTGGGCCCACTGCCGGGCGACCGGTTCGAGGAAGTGGAGTGGAAAGAACTCAAGGCCGGCCGCAACTACCACCTCAGCTGCGACGGGCAGCACTACTCCGTCCCGTTCAAGATGGCGGGCCGGCTGCTGCGGGTGAGGCTGACGTCATCACGGGTGACAGTGTTCGACGGTCAGGACATCGTCTCCGAACACGCCCGCAAGCTCGGCCGGAAGGGCCAGTACTCCACCCTCCCCGAGCATGTCCCGACCCAGCACCGCGACATCGAGGGGCTGTGGTCCCGGCGCTGGTTCGTGGACCGCGCCCGCTCCTTCGGCCCGGCGACAGTGACGGTCATCGAGCAGGTCCTCGACCGGCAGAAGATCGAGGCGCAGGGGTATCTGGACTGCCAGAACATCCTCGAGGGCCTCGGCAAAAGGAACCGGGGGCGGCTGGAAGCGACCTGCCAGGAGCTGATCAACCAGCGCGGCCACGCCACGTATTCGACGCTGAAGCGGATGATGGCCGCGATCGACAGCGACCGCAAACGGCCCGGCCCGCTCATCCCCGCGGCCTCGACACGGAAACCGGCCAGCACCGTCGCGTTCCGCGACACCCTTCTGGACGTCTATGTCCGCGACGCCTCCCACTACGCCCGCGGAACGGAAGAACTCTGA
- a CDS encoding site-specific integrase, whose product MGASDYCLRGPSPDGLSASIKGIVILTGSIFKYAMRHHWTTANPVDGVDRPKATKKPMVILGHAEVERLAASAKRLTEDQTDRALVLTLGYVGLRINEALALQVGKLDLDARRATIMQTWSQGATRYLGTPKSGKARTVSLPGLLVAELRPLVEGQPPDAFVFRAARGGDIHESNWRGRVWAKAVTLAGLESKKPTPHDLRHAAASMMIASGADVKVVQLQLGHARATETLDVYAHLWPDRLDVVSDAVELARAAALGASEPPSDEVGHRRKLRCPTTDPQSHPLLHSAGPQQSS is encoded by the coding sequence TTGGGGGCCAGTGATTATTGCCTTCGGGGGCCATCGCCCGATGGACTCAGCGCCTCAATCAAAGGCATCGTCATCCTCACCGGATCGATCTTTAAATACGCAATGCGGCACCACTGGACGACGGCAAACCCGGTCGACGGCGTCGATCGACCGAAGGCGACGAAGAAACCGATGGTGATTCTGGGCCACGCTGAAGTCGAGCGCCTGGCGGCATCAGCCAAGCGTCTCACGGAGGACCAGACCGATCGCGCCTTGGTCCTCACGCTTGGTTATGTCGGCCTCCGGATCAACGAAGCCCTCGCACTTCAGGTTGGCAAGCTTGATCTCGATGCCCGTCGCGCCACGATCATGCAGACCTGGTCTCAGGGCGCAACCCGCTACCTCGGCACCCCGAAGTCGGGCAAGGCGCGCACTGTGTCGCTGCCCGGGTTGCTGGTCGCCGAGCTGCGGCCACTGGTTGAGGGCCAGCCGCCTGACGCGTTTGTCTTTCGTGCGGCCCGAGGCGGCGACATACACGAGTCGAACTGGCGAGGGCGAGTCTGGGCCAAAGCCGTCACTCTAGCTGGTCTGGAGTCCAAGAAGCCGACCCCGCATGATCTCCGCCACGCTGCCGCGTCGATGATGATTGCAAGCGGAGCCGACGTGAAGGTCGTCCAACTGCAGCTCGGGCACGCACGCGCCACGGAAACTCTCGACGTCTATGCCCACCTGTGGCCCGATCGCCTCGACGTGGTGTCGGACGCCGTCGAACTCGCTCGTGCCGCCGCCTTGGGCGCGTCAGAACCTCCTAGTGATGAGGTCGGGCACCGGCGAAAGCTTAGGTGCCCAACGACTGACCCTCAGTCCCATCCGCTGCTCCATTCTGCTGGTCCGCAGCAATCTTCTTGA
- the der gene encoding ribosome biogenesis GTPase Der, whose protein sequence is MTNEYDETLPDLDPDLGARLDDIDDDLATQRAAALRTGLNDYDLDDEDFDVLDSVTDDPDAITYLPALPVIAIVGRPNVGKSALVNRILGRREAVVENTPGVTRDRVTYKGEWHERKFSIVDTGGWEPDAKGIDASVAMQAELAIELCDVVMFVVDSNVGPTSTDEAVVRLLRKAGKPVFLVANKVDDVRQEPESANLWSLGLGQPWPVSALHGRGVADLLDAILEKLPEISAVAKQEVGGPRRVAILGRPNVGKSSLLNKVVGEERVVVNELAGTTRDPVDEQVELGGKVWRFVDTAGIRRRVHLSQGADFYASLRTSAALEKAEVAVVLIDVTEVISEQDVRVIDLVLESGRALVLAFNKWDQIDDDRRRYLEREIELDLAHVAWAPRVNISAKTGRHMEKLVPALEVALESWDTRVATGKFNAFLAELAAEHPHPVRSGKQPRILFGTQASSRPPTFVIFTTGFLDPGYRRFIQRRLREVYGFEGSPINISMRVREKRKR, encoded by the coding sequence ATGACTAACGAATACGACGAAACACTTCCCGATCTCGACCCCGACCTCGGGGCAAGACTGGACGACATCGACGACGACCTGGCGACACAGCGCGCCGCCGCCCTCCGCACCGGGCTCAACGACTACGACCTCGACGACGAGGACTTCGACGTCCTCGACTCGGTGACGGATGACCCCGACGCGATCACCTACCTCCCGGCCCTGCCGGTCATCGCCATCGTCGGCCGCCCGAACGTGGGCAAGTCGGCGCTCGTCAACCGCATCCTCGGCCGCCGTGAGGCCGTCGTGGAGAACACCCCCGGCGTCACCCGCGACCGCGTCACCTATAAGGGCGAATGGCACGAACGCAAGTTCAGCATCGTCGACACCGGCGGCTGGGAGCCCGACGCCAAGGGCATCGACGCCTCCGTCGCCATGCAGGCCGAACTCGCCATCGAGTTGTGCGACGTCGTCATGTTCGTCGTCGACTCCAACGTGGGCCCGACCTCGACCGACGAAGCCGTCGTGCGCCTGCTCCGCAAGGCCGGCAAGCCGGTCTTCCTCGTCGCCAACAAGGTCGACGACGTGCGCCAGGAGCCCGAATCGGCCAACCTGTGGTCGCTCGGCCTCGGCCAGCCGTGGCCCGTCTCGGCCCTGCACGGCCGCGGCGTCGCCGACCTGCTCGACGCGATCCTCGAGAAGCTCCCCGAGATCTCCGCCGTCGCCAAGCAGGAAGTCGGCGGCCCCCGCCGCGTCGCCATCCTCGGCCGCCCGAACGTCGGCAAGTCCAGCCTCCTGAACAAGGTCGTCGGCGAAGAGCGCGTTGTCGTCAACGAGCTCGCCGGCACCACCCGCGACCCGGTCGACGAGCAGGTCGAGCTCGGCGGCAAGGTCTGGCGCTTCGTCGACACCGCCGGCATCCGCCGTCGCGTGCACCTCTCCCAGGGCGCCGACTTCTACGCCTCGCTGCGCACGAGCGCCGCGCTCGAAAAGGCCGAGGTCGCCGTCGTGCTCATCGACGTGACCGAGGTCATCTCCGAGCAGGACGTGCGCGTCATCGACCTCGTCCTCGAATCCGGCCGCGCCCTCGTGCTCGCCTTCAACAAGTGGGACCAGATCGACGACGACCGTCGCCGCTACCTCGAGCGCGAGATCGAACTCGACCTCGCCCACGTGGCATGGGCCCCCCGCGTAAACATCTCGGCCAAGACCGGCCGCCACATGGAGAAGCTCGTCCCCGCCCTCGAGGTTGCCCTCGAGTCGTGGGACACCCGCGTCGCCACCGGCAAGTTCAACGCCTTCCTGGCCGAACTCGCCGCCGAGCACCCGCACCCCGTGCGCAGTGGCAAGCAGCCGCGCATCCTGTTCGGCACCCAGGCCTCGAGCCGCCCGCCGACCTTCGTCATCTTCACCACCGGGTTCCTCGACCCGGGCTACCGTCGCTTCATCCAGCGTCGCCTCCGCGAGGTCTATGGCTTCGAGGGCAGCCCGATCAACATCAGCATGCGCGTCCGCGAGAAGCGCAAGCGCTAA
- the cmk gene encoding (d)CMP kinase, whose translation MTASTHPLVVAIDGPAGSGKSSVSRAVARRLGFGYLDTGAAYRALAWFVRDRAIDPADTDAVIGALPGFDYAIGTDPDDPAVSVGADDVTEAIREPAVSAIVSAVARIPAVRAHLTSLFRSIAAGVDRPGIVVEGRDITTVVAPEAEVRILLTASEQARMARRSAEISTQSAQTVADQLRSRDRADSQVVEFMSAADGVNTVDSTHLDFEQTIGAVIEVINTRTARTSHD comes from the coding sequence ATGACTGCATCCACGCATCCGCTCGTCGTCGCCATCGACGGACCGGCCGGAAGCGGCAAGTCGAGCGTCAGCCGCGCCGTCGCCCGCCGCCTCGGCTTCGGCTACCTCGACACCGGCGCCGCCTACCGCGCCCTCGCCTGGTTCGTGCGTGACCGCGCCATCGACCCCGCAGACACGGATGCCGTCATCGGCGCCCTGCCCGGCTTCGACTATGCGATCGGCACAGACCCCGACGACCCGGCCGTGAGCGTCGGCGCGGACGACGTCACCGAGGCCATCCGGGAGCCGGCCGTCTCGGCGATCGTGAGCGCCGTCGCCCGCATCCCCGCCGTGCGCGCCCACCTCACCTCGCTGTTCCGCAGCATCGCAGCGGGCGTCGACCGGCCAGGGATCGTGGTCGAAGGCCGGGACATCACGACCGTCGTCGCACCGGAGGCGGAGGTCCGGATCCTGCTCACGGCATCCGAACAAGCTAGAATGGCTAGGCGCTCTGCGGAAATATCGACTCAATCGGCTCAAACCGTGGCAGATCAGTTGCGATCGAGGGATCGCGCCGACTCACAGGTCGTCGAATTCATGAGCGCCGCAGACGGTGTGAACACCGTCGACTCCACCCATCTCGACTTCGAACAGACCATTGGCGCGGTCATCGAGGTCATCAACACACGTACCGCGAGGACCTCGCATGACTAA